One part of the Lapillicoccus jejuensis genome encodes these proteins:
- the pcrA gene encoding DNA helicase PcrA: MSTLFDDLGLTTPATPSPSSASSAAEVDDAGLPLWASADAPPPEGERGDARARAEELLEGLNRQQREAVVHEGPPLLIVAGAGSGKTRVLTHRIAWLLGARGARPGQVLAITFTNKAAGEMKERVAALVGPAAKAMWVMTFHSACVRILRREAQRVGLRSTFSIYDAADSQRLMTLVLRDLDLDPKRYQPRAFSHAVSNLKNELVDEETYASRVAAEGSHHEQRIAEAYTAYQRRLRQANALDFDDLIMTTVHLLQAFPDAAEHYRRRFRHILVDEYQDTNVAQYQLVKELVGPALPDDAPAHAVPPGELCVVGDADQSIYAFRGATIRNIVEFEQDYPDARTILLEQNYRSTQTILRAANAVIARNQNRRDKNLWTDAGDGVKIVGYVADSEHDEAAFVARQIDRLVESEGVRPKDVAVFYRTNAQSRAFEEVLVRVGLPYKVVGGTRFYERKEIKDALAYLRVVSNPLDTVNLRRVLNTPKRGIGERAEACVAQLADRERIPFVAALGRAADAPGIATRSVTAIEAFTRLLEQLREVYDAGSGVAGLLEAVVEKSGYLAELRGSADPQDENRVENLGELVEVAREFDDERLETGEEASLEDFLERVSLVADADQIPDGAPGADGGVVTLMTLHTAKGLEFPVVFLTGMEDGTFPHLRSLGDPTELEEERRLAYVGITRARSRLHLSRAAVRSAWGSPQYNPASRFLDEIPEALVDWERTDTAIDAVRTRRAMPSSAMSSLAERREASRASSRPAVQVAQGDRVTHDSFGLGTVVRVEGEGDRALAHVDFGADTGVKRLLLRYAPLVKL; this comes from the coding sequence ATGAGCACCCTGTTCGACGACCTCGGCCTGACCACCCCGGCGACCCCGTCGCCCTCCTCCGCGTCCTCCGCCGCCGAGGTCGACGACGCGGGGCTGCCGCTGTGGGCCTCCGCCGACGCGCCCCCGCCCGAGGGGGAGCGGGGCGACGCGCGGGCCCGGGCCGAGGAGCTGCTCGAGGGGCTCAACCGGCAGCAGCGCGAAGCCGTCGTCCACGAGGGTCCGCCGCTGCTCATCGTCGCCGGCGCGGGCTCGGGCAAGACCCGCGTCCTCACCCACCGGATCGCCTGGCTGCTCGGCGCGCGGGGGGCGCGGCCGGGGCAGGTGCTGGCCATCACCTTCACCAACAAGGCCGCCGGCGAGATGAAGGAGCGGGTCGCCGCCCTCGTCGGGCCGGCCGCCAAGGCGATGTGGGTGATGACCTTCCACTCGGCCTGCGTGCGGATCCTGCGCCGCGAGGCGCAGCGGGTCGGGCTGCGCTCGACCTTCTCCATCTACGACGCCGCCGACAGCCAGCGGCTGATGACCCTCGTGCTGCGCGACCTCGACCTGGACCCCAAGCGCTACCAGCCGCGGGCCTTCTCGCACGCCGTGAGCAACCTCAAGAACGAGCTCGTCGACGAGGAGACCTACGCCTCGCGGGTCGCGGCCGAGGGCAGCCACCACGAGCAGCGGATCGCCGAGGCCTACACCGCCTACCAGCGGCGGCTGCGGCAGGCCAACGCGCTCGACTTCGACGACCTCATCATGACGACCGTCCACCTGCTGCAGGCCTTCCCGGACGCGGCCGAGCACTACCGGCGGCGGTTCCGGCACATCCTCGTCGACGAGTACCAGGACACCAACGTCGCGCAGTACCAGCTGGTCAAGGAGCTCGTCGGGCCGGCGCTGCCCGACGACGCGCCGGCGCACGCGGTGCCGCCGGGGGAGCTGTGCGTCGTCGGTGACGCCGACCAGTCGATCTACGCCTTCCGCGGCGCGACGATCCGCAACATCGTCGAGTTCGAGCAGGACTACCCCGACGCGCGCACGATCCTGCTCGAGCAGAACTACCGCTCGACGCAGACCATCCTGCGGGCCGCCAACGCGGTCATCGCCCGCAACCAGAACCGCCGCGACAAGAACCTGTGGACCGACGCCGGCGACGGCGTGAAGATCGTCGGCTACGTCGCCGACAGCGAGCACGACGAGGCCGCGTTCGTCGCCCGGCAGATCGACCGGCTCGTCGAGTCCGAGGGCGTGCGCCCGAAGGACGTCGCGGTGTTCTACCGGACCAACGCGCAGTCGCGCGCCTTCGAGGAGGTGCTGGTCCGGGTCGGCCTGCCCTACAAGGTCGTCGGCGGCACCCGCTTCTACGAGCGCAAGGAGATCAAGGACGCGCTGGCGTACCTGCGCGTCGTCTCCAACCCGCTCGACACCGTCAACCTGCGCCGGGTCCTCAACACGCCCAAGCGCGGCATCGGCGAGCGCGCCGAGGCGTGCGTGGCCCAGCTGGCGGACCGGGAGCGGATCCCGTTCGTCGCCGCGCTCGGCCGCGCGGCCGACGCCCCGGGTATCGCGACGCGCTCGGTGACCGCGATCGAGGCGTTCACGCGGCTGCTCGAGCAGCTGCGGGAGGTGTACGACGCCGGGTCCGGCGTCGCCGGGCTGCTCGAGGCCGTGGTCGAGAAGAGCGGCTACCTCGCCGAGCTGCGCGGCAGCGCCGACCCCCAGGACGAGAACCGGGTGGAGAACCTCGGCGAGCTCGTCGAGGTGGCGCGCGAGTTCGACGACGAGCGGCTCGAGACGGGGGAGGAGGCCTCGCTGGAGGACTTCCTCGAGCGCGTCTCGCTCGTCGCCGACGCCGACCAGATCCCCGACGGGGCGCCCGGGGCCGACGGCGGCGTCGTGACCCTCATGACGCTGCACACCGCGAAGGGCCTGGAGTTCCCCGTCGTCTTCCTCACTGGCATGGAGGACGGGACCTTCCCGCACCTGCGCTCGCTCGGCGACCCGACCGAGCTCGAGGAGGAGCGCCGGCTCGCGTACGTCGGCATCACCCGGGCCCGCTCGCGGCTGCACCTCTCGAGGGCCGCGGTCCGCTCGGCCTGGGGCTCGCCGCAGTACAACCCGGCCTCACGCTTCCTCGACGAGATCCCCGAGGCGCTGGTCGACTGGGAGCGCACCGACACGGCGATCGACGCCGTGCGCACCCGCCGCGCGATGCCGTCGTCGGCGATGTCGTCGCTCGCGGAGCGGCGCGAGGCGAGCCGGGCGAGCAGCCGTCCCGCCGTCCAGGTGGCCCAGGGCGACCGGGTCACCCACGACTCCTTCGGCCTCGGCACGGTGGTCCGGGTCGAGGGGGAGGGCGACCGGGCCCTGGCCCACGTCGACTTCGGCGCCGACACCGGCGTCAAGCGGCTGCTGCTGCGCTACGCCCCGCTCGTCAAGCTCTGA
- a CDS encoding M23 family metallopeptidase, whose translation MSTSKYQGRHRSASEPTAARESSPTAGVPGVGGRHRRATSRSLPRLAGTGVLLPTVATAAVVLTTTGAHLGAATSPSTASGTLAAAQSVGAAEAAARQQAVETKAATLAAQSRSLTSRAARDAARADVADRAAAAQAAQAAQAAAAARAKAAEAAKAAAAAKAAAAAHRWVAPIAVPFTLTSGFGPRWGSVHPGQDFAVPVGSPVMAMSSGTVILAGWEGGYGNKVEIKYWDGTISWYAHNSRLQVATGDTVTPGQVVALSGNTGHSTGPHSHVEIHLGGDDTQNGAVPPIPWLTQHGAMPGRGTAGTSTAGD comes from the coding sequence GTGAGCACGAGCAAGTACCAGGGGCGGCACCGCTCCGCGTCCGAGCCCACCGCCGCCCGTGAGTCGTCCCCGACCGCCGGCGTCCCCGGCGTGGGCGGACGGCACCGCCGGGCGACGTCCCGCTCGCTGCCCCGCCTCGCGGGCACCGGCGTGCTGCTGCCCACGGTCGCCACCGCCGCCGTCGTCCTCACGACGACCGGCGCCCACCTCGGCGCCGCGACCTCCCCCAGCACCGCGAGCGGCACCCTCGCCGCGGCGCAGTCCGTCGGGGCCGCCGAGGCCGCCGCCCGGCAGCAGGCCGTCGAGACCAAGGCCGCCACCCTCGCCGCGCAGAGCCGGTCGCTGACCAGCCGCGCCGCCCGCGACGCGGCCCGCGCCGACGTGGCCGACCGCGCCGCCGCGGCGCAGGCCGCGCAGGCGGCGCAGGCCGCCGCCGCAGCGAGGGCGAAGGCCGCCGAGGCGGCCAAGGCGGCCGCCGCCGCCAAGGCCGCGGCCGCCGCGCACCGGTGGGTCGCCCCCATCGCCGTGCCCTTCACGCTGACCTCCGGCTTCGGACCGCGCTGGGGCTCGGTGCACCCGGGCCAGGACTTCGCCGTGCCCGTCGGCAGCCCCGTCATGGCGATGTCGAGCGGCACGGTGATCCTCGCCGGCTGGGAGGGCGGCTACGGCAACAAGGTCGAGATCAAGTACTGGGACGGCACCATCTCCTGGTACGCCCACAACAGCCGGCTCCAGGTCGCCACGGGCGACACCGTGACCCCCGGCCAGGTCGTCGCGCTCTCCGGCAACACCGGTCACTCGACCGGCCCGCACTCGCACGTCGAGATCCACCTCGGCGGCGACGACACCCAGAACGGTGCCGTCCCCCCGATCCCGTGGCTCACCCAGCACGGCGCCATGCCCGGCCGCGGCACCGCCGGCACCTCGACCGCCGGCGACTGA
- a CDS encoding alpha/beta fold hydrolase, which produces MSAARPVDAARADDDAPAAAVDDAGSRVGRPGPVGVAVDGVARAVRAVRTSRTALGEAAGALLTPGGLAGAAVETMWISTHLAIYPLGLVGGRSRGTGPGYRIEHLPPVQRGLHVRDVEAAGTPIVLVHGIVDNRSVFTLLRRGLRGRGFGRVSTMNYSILTGDVRVAAARLAAEVERICEETGYERLHVVGHSMGGLIARYYVTRLGGDARVHTLVTLGSPHAGTWTAYGWPSTLTRQLRPGSPLMRELAGPVAGCRTRFLCYWSDLDQVMFPQRTAALEHPDLDVTNVRLHGVGHTSIPIMDAVVRGISEALAHLDEDGSTVAPAVAPLHAPRSSGRRPGC; this is translated from the coding sequence GTGTCCGCCGCTCGACCCGTGGACGCGGCCCGCGCCGACGACGACGCGCCCGCCGCGGCGGTCGACGACGCCGGGTCCCGGGTCGGTCGGCCGGGACCGGTCGGGGTGGCGGTGGACGGGGTCGCCCGCGCCGTCCGCGCGGTGCGGACCTCGCGCACCGCGCTCGGGGAGGCGGCCGGCGCGCTGCTGACCCCCGGAGGGCTGGCCGGCGCCGCCGTCGAGACGATGTGGATCTCGACCCACCTGGCCATCTACCCGCTCGGCCTGGTCGGGGGTCGCTCGCGCGGCACGGGCCCCGGCTACCGGATCGAGCACCTGCCCCCGGTGCAGCGCGGGCTGCACGTGCGCGACGTCGAGGCCGCCGGCACGCCGATCGTGCTCGTGCACGGCATCGTCGACAACCGCTCGGTCTTCACCCTGCTGCGGCGCGGGCTGCGCGGCCGCGGCTTCGGCCGCGTGTCGACGATGAACTACTCGATCCTCACCGGCGACGTCCGCGTCGCCGCCGCCCGGCTCGCCGCGGAGGTCGAGCGGATCTGCGAGGAGACCGGCTACGAGCGGCTGCACGTCGTCGGGCACAGCATGGGCGGGCTCATCGCGCGCTACTACGTCACGCGGCTGGGCGGCGACGCGCGCGTCCACACGCTCGTGACGCTGGGCAGCCCGCACGCCGGCACCTGGACGGCGTACGGCTGGCCCTCCACGCTGACCCGGCAGCTGCGCCCCGGGAGCCCGCTGATGCGCGAGCTGGCCGGCCCCGTCGCCGGCTGCCGGACCCGCTTCCTGTGCTACTGGTCCGACCTCGACCAGGTGATGTTCCCGCAGCGCACCGCGGCGCTGGAGCACCCGGACCTCGACGTCACCAACGTGCGGCTGCACGGCGTCGGGCACACGAGCATCCCCATCATGGACGCGGTCGTGCGCGGCATCTCCGAGGCGCTGGCCCATCTGGACGAGGACGGCTCGACCGTCGCGCCGGCCGTGGCGCCGCTGCACGCGCCCCGCTCGTCCGGGCGCCGGCCCGGCTGCTGA
- a CDS encoding DUF3048 domain-containing protein has product MSATPPTPNRPQPPRRAVAAGLAGLAGWAAAALAGCSSAPPAPVASTSRAPSSSSSSTRPVPATTRATTAAASPYTRLTGGPVLAAKIDNTSASRPRTGVWLADVVYVEPVEAGLTRLLCVWSSRMPGEIGPVRSGRETDVDLLANYGKVAFAFSGGSAATVAALEAGNQVDLSNDASPVGFYRAGNRRAPYNVIGRTAALLARAGGSVRPGDPGFRFGPAPTGGQAATRVATSWQASRIDLAYDAARHAWRVVIDGVPDSDADGTPHYAGSVVVQHVPVRQSSNVDVNGVHTPLATVIGSGPAEVLRDGRVWRGTWSRSSAAAPTSFRVGAQVMSMARGPVWVLLVPQGQAVTIA; this is encoded by the coding sequence ATGTCCGCGACGCCCCCCACGCCGAACCGCCCGCAGCCGCCCCGCCGCGCCGTCGCCGCCGGGCTGGCCGGTCTCGCCGGGTGGGCCGCCGCCGCCCTCGCCGGCTGCTCGTCCGCGCCGCCCGCCCCCGTGGCGTCGACGTCGCGGGCCCCGTCCTCCTCCTCGTCGTCGACCAGGCCGGTCCCCGCGACCACCCGCGCGACGACCGCCGCCGCGTCGCCGTACACCCGGCTGACCGGCGGTCCGGTCCTCGCGGCGAAGATCGACAACACCTCGGCCTCCCGACCCCGCACGGGGGTGTGGCTCGCCGACGTCGTCTACGTCGAGCCGGTCGAGGCCGGGCTGACCCGGCTGCTCTGCGTCTGGTCGAGCCGGATGCCGGGCGAGATCGGCCCGGTGCGCTCGGGCCGCGAGACCGACGTCGACCTGCTCGCCAACTACGGCAAGGTCGCCTTCGCCTTCTCCGGCGGGTCGGCCGCCACCGTCGCGGCGCTCGAGGCCGGCAACCAGGTCGACCTGTCCAACGACGCCTCCCCGGTCGGGTTCTACCGGGCCGGCAACCGCCGGGCGCCGTACAACGTCATCGGCCGCACCGCGGCGCTGCTCGCCCGCGCCGGCGGCAGCGTCCGCCCGGGCGACCCGGGCTTCCGCTTCGGGCCCGCGCCCACCGGGGGCCAGGCCGCGACCCGCGTCGCGACGTCGTGGCAGGCCTCGCGGATCGACCTGGCGTACGACGCCGCGCGGCACGCCTGGCGCGTCGTCATCGACGGCGTCCCGGACAGCGACGCCGACGGGACGCCGCACTACGCGGGGAGCGTCGTCGTCCAGCACGTCCCCGTCCGCCAGTCCTCCAACGTCGACGTCAACGGGGTGCACACCCCGCTCGCCACGGTCATCGGCTCGGGCCCCGCCGAGGTGCTGCGCGACGGCCGGGTCTGGCGCGGGACCTGGTCGCGGTCCTCGGCCGCCGCCCCGACGAGCTTCCGCGTCGGCGCGCAGGTGATGAGCATGGCCCGCGGGCCGGTCTGGGTGCTCCTCGTCCCGCAGGGCCAGGCCGTCACCATCGCCTGA
- the sucC gene encoding ADP-forming succinate--CoA ligase subunit beta, translated as MDLFEYQARDMFEAHGVPVLAGVVADTVEGVRAAAEQIGPRSGGVVVVKAQVKTGGRGKAGGVKVATSPDEAAAAGEAILGMDIKGHTVHRVMIAQGAKIAEEYYFSVLLDRANRTYLAMCSKEGGMEIEQLAVERPEALARVAVDPNTGIDTAKAQEIVDAAGFDTETGAKIVPVLERLWEVYRDEDATLVEVNPLVKTEDGEVVALDGKVTLDGNADFRHTEHAALEDKAAADPLEAAAAEKGLNYVKLDGSVGIIGNGAGLVMSTLDVVAYAGEQVPGQPKPANFLDIGGGASAEVMANGLGIILGDPQVKAVFVNVFGGITACDEVAKGIVGALDTLGDAATKPLVVRLDGNNVEEGRRILAERDHPLVTIEATMDGAAAKAAELAAK; from the coding sequence GTGGATCTGTTCGAGTACCAAGCGCGTGACATGTTCGAGGCGCACGGGGTTCCCGTGCTCGCCGGTGTCGTCGCGGACACCGTCGAGGGCGTGAGGGCGGCGGCCGAGCAGATCGGCCCGCGCAGCGGCGGCGTGGTCGTCGTCAAGGCCCAGGTGAAGACCGGCGGCCGCGGCAAGGCCGGCGGCGTCAAGGTCGCCACGAGCCCCGACGAGGCCGCGGCCGCGGGCGAGGCCATCCTCGGCATGGACATCAAGGGCCACACCGTGCACCGCGTCATGATCGCCCAGGGCGCGAAGATCGCCGAGGAGTACTACTTCTCGGTCCTGCTCGACCGGGCCAACCGCACCTACCTCGCGATGTGCAGCAAGGAGGGCGGCATGGAGATCGAGCAGCTCGCGGTCGAGCGCCCCGAGGCCCTCGCGCGCGTCGCCGTCGACCCCAACACGGGCATCGACACCGCCAAGGCCCAGGAGATCGTCGACGCGGCCGGCTTCGACACCGAGACGGGCGCCAAGATCGTGCCCGTCCTCGAGCGCCTCTGGGAGGTCTACCGCGACGAGGACGCGACCCTCGTCGAGGTCAACCCGCTCGTCAAGACCGAGGACGGCGAGGTCGTCGCCCTCGACGGCAAGGTGACGCTCGACGGCAACGCCGACTTCCGGCACACCGAGCACGCCGCCCTCGAGGACAAGGCCGCGGCCGACCCGCTGGAGGCGGCCGCCGCGGAGAAGGGCCTCAACTACGTCAAGCTCGACGGCTCCGTCGGCATCATCGGCAACGGTGCGGGCCTGGTCATGTCGACCCTCGACGTCGTCGCCTACGCCGGCGAGCAGGTGCCGGGCCAGCCCAAGCCGGCCAACTTCCTCGACATCGGCGGCGGCGCGAGCGCCGAGGTCATGGCCAACGGCCTGGGGATCATCCTCGGCGACCCGCAGGTCAAGGCCGTCTTCGTCAACGTCTTCGGCGGGATCACCGCGTGCGACGAGGTCGCCAAGGGCATCGTCGGGGCGCTCGACACCCTCGGTGACGCCGCCACCAAGCCGCTGGTCGTCCGCCTCGACGGCAACAACGTCGAGGAGGGACGCCGGATCCTCGCCGAGCGCGACCACCCGCTCGTCACGATCGAAGCCACCATGGACGGCGCTGCCGCCAAAGCCGCCGAGCTCGCGGCGAAGTAA